CAGATGATGCTGAACGTAACTACCACTTTTTTACAGATATTTTAGGCATGCGCCTTGTGAAAAAAACAGTCAATCAAGATGACATTTATACGTACCATACATTTTTTGCCGATGATGAAGGCAATGCAGGTACTGATATGACATTCTTTGATTTTCCTAACAATCCTAAAGGTCAAAAAGGAACGAATTCAATCAGCCGTCCTTCATTTCGTGTTCCAAATGATGCAGCACTCGAATACTATCAAGCCCGTTTTGAGGCATATAATGTGAAACATGATGGTATTCAAGACTTATTCGGTAAAAAAGTGTTACCCTTTGAAGAAGAGGACGGTCAGACTTACCAATTAATTTCTGATGAAAATAATACAGGCGTCGCACCTGGCGTACCTTGGAAAAATGGACCTGTCCCAGAAGATAAAGCGATTTATGGATTAGGTCCAATTGAGATTACAATGAGTTATTACGACAAATTTAAACAAACCCTCATTGATCTTTATGGCATGACACCTATTTTAGAAACAGAAGATGTTTCGATTTTAGAAGTAGGTGAAGGTGGTAATGGGGGACAAGTGATTTTACGTAAAGACCAAGGTACGCAAGCACGTCAAGGCTACGGTGAAGTACACCACGTATCATTCCGTGTTGAAGATGATACAGCAATACAAGATTGGTTTGAACGTTATGAAGCATTAGGCGTAAGAAATTCAGGCATCATTGACCGCTTCTTCTTTAAAGCACTCTATGCACGCATTGGACATATCTTAATTGAACTTTCAACAGACGGTCCGGGTTTCATGGGAGATGAACCCTATGAAACATTAGGTGAATCACTATCTTTACCACCATTTTTAGAAAGCAAAAGAGACTTTATAGAATCAGAAATAAGACCATTTAATACAAAACGATCCCATTAATTCTCTATGTGGAGGGCTGATGCGATGTATCATATTCAAGCAGAAAGTTTAACAAAACACGTATTATATAAGTTTTTAATTGGCACCGTCGTTCCGAGACCCATTGCGCTCATCACAACTTTATCTGAAGAAGGTATCACGAATATTGCACCATTTAGTTTCTTTAATATTGTGTCATCACAACCGCCCATCCTATCTGTAGCAATCCAGCGACACAACGATGGATCCATGAAAGATACCACCCATCATATCGCATCGCATAAAGAGGCAATCGTACATGTGGTGACAGAAACAAATGTTCATGATGCGAATCAAACCGCTGC
The sequence above is a segment of the Staphylococcus hyicus genome. Coding sequences within it:
- the mhqE gene encoding ring-cleaving dioxygenase MhqE, whose product is MIQFPLKGIHHVTAMTDDAERNYHFFTDILGMRLVKKTVNQDDIYTYHTFFADDEGNAGTDMTFFDFPNNPKGQKGTNSISRPSFRVPNDAALEYYQARFEAYNVKHDGIQDLFGKKVLPFEEEDGQTYQLISDENNTGVAPGVPWKNGPVPEDKAIYGLGPIEITMSYYDKFKQTLIDLYGMTPILETEDVSILEVGEGGNGGQVILRKDQGTQARQGYGEVHHVSFRVEDDTAIQDWFERYEALGVRNSGIIDRFFFKALYARIGHILIELSTDGPGFMGDEPYETLGESLSLPPFLESKRDFIESEIRPFNTKRSH